A segment of the Cyanobacteria bacterium QS_8_64_29 genome:
CCCACGGGCTCAACCGCGCCGGCATTGCAGCGCTGGCGCAGTGGGGCGCAACGCTGCTGGTGACCTGCGATACCGGCAGCAGCGACAGCGAGAGCCTGGCCTACGCGCAATCGCTGGGGCTGGATGCCATCGTTACCGACCACCACACGCTCCCCGAGCAGCGACCGCCAGCAACCGCGATCGTCAATCCGCGCTACCTGCCCCAGGCACACCCGCTGCAGCCGCTCTCGGGGGTGGCCGTGGCCTACAAACTGATGGAAGCGCTCTACGCACAGCCCCCAAGGCCGCCGCAGCAGTCGCTCCAGTCGCTGCTGGATTTGGTGGCCGTTGGCTTAATTGCCGATCTGGTCGAGCTGCGCGACGATGCCCGCTATTTAGCCCAGCAGGGCATCCGCCAGCTGCAGCACCAAGCGCAACAGGGCACGCGCCCCGGCATTGCCCGCTTGCTGCGGCTCTGCCAGCGCCACGGCGATCGCCCCACCGACATTGCCTTCGGCCTGGGACCGCGGATCAATGCCGCCAGCCGCGTTCTGGGCGATGCCAGTTTCTGCATCGAGCTGCTGACCGGGCGAGGGGCCCAGTCCTGCCACGCGTTGGCCGAGCGCGCCGATTTGGCTAACACGCGCCGCAAAGAGCTGCAGCGAACGATTGCGAGCGATGTCCGCCGCAAGCTGGCCCACTGCGATCTCTCCACTACCGCCGCGATCGTGCTGCAAGACCCGCAGTGGGTCAGCGGCCTTTTGGGCCTCGTCGCCGGCCAGATTGCCGAGGAATTCGGCCGCCCCACCCTGCTGCTTACCACTGGCGATGGCCTGCAAGGGGACCAGGGCGAGCCCCTGGCACGGGGATCGGCCCGCTCGGTGGGCGGCCTCGATCTCTACCAGCTCGTGCGCGAGCAGTCCCACTTGCTGCACCAATTCGGTGGGCATCCGCTCGCTGCCGGGCTGAGCCTGCCCGCGCGCAACGTGCCGCTGTTGGCCCAGGCCTTGGACCGCCAACTGCGGCAGCACTGGCAGCGCAGTGCGGGCGAGCTGGCGCCGCGGCTGGCGATCGATCTCACCGTGACGGCCGATGCGCTGGGGCAAGCGCTGTTTGGCGAGCTCAAACTGCTCGAGCCCTTCGGCATGGGCAATCCCGCGCCCAAGCTGCTGGTGCGCGATTGCTGGTTCGCGCAACTGCACCAGCACAACCTCGAGGATGCGACCGGCCGCAAAATCCGCTACATTCGCACGACGTTTCGGCTTTGCGATCGCTCGGCACCGCAGGGTGTGCCCGGGGCCTGGTGGGGCCACTACCGGCACGAGCTGCCGGCTAGCGATCACTGCGACGCTGTCGTCGAGCTAGCCTATAACGCGGCCCAAAAGCGCTACGACGTGCGCTTGCTGGCCGTGCGCGCCAGCACTGCCGATTCCGCGCCGGCGCAGGGGCAAGGGCGCGGCTGGCTGTGGGACTGGCGCGAAGGCACCGAGCGCTGCCAAGCCGGCATCGAGCCCCTGATCTTGCGCACCTGCCCGGCCAGTTGGGCTGCCCTGCAGGTGCAGCTGCGAGCAGCCATCGCCCAGCAGCGTCCGCTAGCGCTGGCCTACAGGCCGCCGCATGAGGCAGCCCCCGAGCGGGTCTGGCAGCAGCTGTTGGGGATTGCCCGCTACCTGGCGCGCACGGGCGAAGCCGTGGCGCGATCACGCCTGTGCCAGCGACTGGAGTTGGAGGAGGGGGGCCTGGATCTGGGGCTGGCGGCCTTGCGCGAGCTGGGCATCAGCTTAGAGGCCTCCGAGCGGGTCCTGAGCGTGCGCCAGCTACCGTCACCTGCCGCGCCGGCTGACGGCTGCGTTGCGGCCTTTCAGCAAGCGGTAGCCGAAACCCGCTTCCGGCAGCAGTACTTTTGCCAGGCGCCGCTTGCCTCGCTGCAAGCCGCGCTGGAGCTGGACTAGCCAGCGGGCTTCGGTGCTCGCGGGCGCCTTGCGGTAAGGTCATGGCCAGATGACGACCGCTTGCCATCGCTGATGAGCGCCTCCCCCGAGCCAGCGCAACCCGCGGAGAGCAAAGCCGCGCAAGCGGCCCGCAACGCCGACTACACCCAGCTCGATTTCGACAAGCTGACGCCCATGATGCGTCACTACATCGAGCTTAAGGAGCAGTACCCGCACGCGCTGCTGCTCTATCGGGTGGGCGACTTTTTTGAAGCGTTTTTTACCGATGCCATTACGGTCGCGCGCGAGCTC
Coding sequences within it:
- the recJ gene encoding single-stranded-DNA-specific exonuclease RecJ, with translation MSVSQRWQLPPSELPPDEFVAAVRECAPQAGARTAQLLWQRGLRDRHRVAGFLDPARYQPSPPSALDPEMARAVRRIGQAHAAGERVAIWGDFDADGLTATSVLWEGLGQWFAPHQQLRYTIPNRLSESHGLNRAGIAALAQWGATLLVTCDTGSSDSESLAYAQSLGLDAIVTDHHTLPEQRPPATAIVNPRYLPQAHPLQPLSGVAVAYKLMEALYAQPPRPPQQSLQSLLDLVAVGLIADLVELRDDARYLAQQGIRQLQHQAQQGTRPGIARLLRLCQRHGDRPTDIAFGLGPRINAASRVLGDASFCIELLTGRGAQSCHALAERADLANTRRKELQRTIASDVRRKLAHCDLSTTAAIVLQDPQWVSGLLGLVAGQIAEEFGRPTLLLTTGDGLQGDQGEPLARGSARSVGGLDLYQLVREQSHLLHQFGGHPLAAGLSLPARNVPLLAQALDRQLRQHWQRSAGELAPRLAIDLTVTADALGQALFGELKLLEPFGMGNPAPKLLVRDCWFAQLHQHNLEDATGRKIRYIRTTFRLCDRSAPQGVPGAWWGHYRHELPASDHCDAVVELAYNAAQKRYDVRLLAVRASTADSAPAQGQGRGWLWDWREGTERCQAGIEPLILRTCPASWAALQVQLRAAIAQQRPLALAYRPPHEAAPERVWQQLLGIARYLARTGEAVARSRLCQRLELEEGGLDLGLAALRELGISLEASERVLSVRQLPSPAAPADGCVAAFQQAVAETRFRQQYFCQAPLASLQAALELD